A region of Streptomyces sp. NBC_01788 DNA encodes the following proteins:
- a CDS encoding acyl-CoA dehydrogenase family protein, producing the protein MAEFTMELNDEQKEVRDWLHGFAADVIRPAAAEWDEREETPWPVIQEAAKVGIYSLDFYAQQYFDATGLGIPMAMEELFWGDAGIALSIVGTGLAAVGVLANGTEEQIGTWIPQMYGEPNDVKVAAFCSSEPDAGSDVASMRTRAVYDEAKDEWVINGTKTWATNGGIANVHVVVASVDPGLGSKGHASFIVPPGTPGLTQGQKFKKHGIRASHTAEVVLDGVRVPGSCLLGGKEKLDERLARAREKARKSGDRVKNAAMATFEASRPAVGAMAVGTARAAYEVALDYARTREQFGRPIIDNQGVAFQLADMRTQIDAARLLVWRASWMAVNGRPFEAAEGSMSKLFASETAKKVTAQAIQILGGNGYTREYPVERMHRDAAIYTIFEGTSEIQRLVISRTISGMPIR; encoded by the coding sequence ATGGCCGAGTTCACGATGGAGCTCAACGACGAACAGAAGGAGGTCAGGGACTGGCTGCACGGCTTCGCGGCCGATGTGATCCGCCCCGCCGCCGCCGAGTGGGACGAGCGCGAGGAGACCCCCTGGCCGGTCATCCAGGAGGCCGCCAAGGTCGGCATCTACTCCCTCGACTTCTACGCGCAGCAGTACTTCGACGCCACCGGCCTCGGCATCCCGATGGCCATGGAGGAACTGTTCTGGGGCGACGCCGGCATCGCCCTGTCCATCGTCGGCACCGGCCTCGCCGCCGTGGGCGTCCTCGCCAACGGCACCGAGGAGCAGATCGGCACCTGGATCCCGCAGATGTACGGCGAACCGAACGATGTGAAGGTCGCCGCCTTCTGCTCCTCCGAGCCCGACGCCGGCTCCGACGTGGCCTCGATGCGCACCCGCGCGGTGTACGACGAGGCCAAGGACGAGTGGGTGATCAACGGCACCAAGACCTGGGCGACCAACGGCGGCATCGCCAACGTGCACGTGGTCGTCGCCTCCGTCGACCCCGGACTCGGCTCCAAGGGCCACGCCTCCTTCATCGTCCCGCCGGGCACGCCGGGACTGACGCAGGGCCAGAAGTTCAAGAAGCACGGCATCCGCGCCTCGCACACCGCCGAGGTGGTCCTGGACGGCGTACGGGTCCCCGGGTCCTGCCTGCTCGGCGGCAAGGAGAAGCTCGACGAGCGGCTCGCCCGCGCCCGGGAGAAGGCCCGAAAGAGCGGGGACCGGGTGAAGAACGCCGCGATGGCCACCTTCGAGGCGTCCCGCCCCGCCGTCGGCGCCATGGCGGTCGGCACCGCCCGGGCCGCCTACGAGGTCGCCCTCGACTACGCCAGGACGCGCGAGCAGTTCGGCCGGCCGATCATCGACAACCAGGGCGTCGCCTTCCAGCTCGCCGACATGCGCACGCAGATCGACGCCGCCCGGCTGCTGGTGTGGCGGGCCTCGTGGATGGCCGTCAACGGCAGGCCGTTCGAAGCCGCCGAGGGCTCGATGTCCAAGCTGTTCGCCAGCGAGACCGCGAAGAAGGTCACGGCCCAGGCCATCCAGATCCTCGGCGGCAACGGCTACACCCGGGAGTACCCGGTGGAGCGGATGCACCGCGATGCGGCGATCTACACCATTTTTGAAGGGACCAGCGAGATCCAGCGGCTGGTGATCTCCCGCACGATCTCGGGCATGCCGATCCGCTGA
- a CDS encoding type 1 glutamine amidotransferase — translation MSDNQLRLVWIYPDLLSTYGDQGNVLVVERRARQRGLDVARLDVRSDQPIPTSGDIYLIGGGEDRPQRLAAERLRRDGSLPRAVANGAIVFSVCAGYQILGHEFINDLGQREPGLGLLDVVSVRGEGERCVGDVLGDIDARLGLPPLTGFENHQGVTHLGPTARPFAQVSLGRGNGTGDGTEGAYNDTVFGTYMHGPVLARNPLIADLLLKLALDVNALPPIDDHWYEALRNERIAAAQQQPA, via the coding sequence ATGAGTGACAACCAACTGCGGCTGGTGTGGATCTACCCGGACCTGCTGAGCACCTACGGCGACCAGGGCAACGTCCTCGTGGTGGAGCGCCGGGCCCGCCAGCGCGGCCTGGACGTGGCCCGTCTCGACGTGCGCAGCGACCAGCCGATCCCGACCTCCGGCGACATCTACCTGATCGGCGGCGGCGAGGACCGGCCGCAGCGGCTGGCGGCGGAGCGGCTGCGCCGCGACGGCAGTCTGCCCAGGGCGGTGGCGAACGGCGCGATCGTCTTCTCCGTCTGCGCCGGGTACCAGATCCTCGGGCACGAGTTCATCAACGACCTCGGGCAGCGCGAGCCGGGGCTCGGTCTGCTCGACGTCGTGTCGGTGCGCGGTGAGGGCGAGCGGTGCGTTGGCGACGTGCTGGGCGACATCGACGCGCGGCTCGGCCTGCCCCCGCTGACCGGGTTCGAGAACCACCAGGGCGTCACCCACCTCGGCCCCACCGCCCGCCCCTTCGCCCAGGTGAGCCTGGGCCGGGGCAACGGCACGGGCGACGGCACGGAGGGCGCGTACAACGACACCGTCTTCGGCACGTACATGCACGGGCCGGTGCTGGCCCGCAACCCGCTGATCGCGGACCTGCTGCTGAAGCTGGCGCTCGACGTCAACGCGCTGCCGCCGATCGACGACCACTGGTACGAGGCGCTGCGCAACGAGCGCATCGCGGCCGCGCAGCAGCAGCCCGCGTAA
- a CDS encoding cupin domain-containing protein, giving the protein MTTDGLLVPPGQGRVVEAPAQRVTFKVTGTHSRAASTFEVEVPPGFDVGAHVHTRSEELFYVLEGELDVLAFEPRIRTPDHWQRWESPSGNRVVRATPGTVIVVPPGCPHAFANPTDTPAKMFFQASPPPDHERYFEELLEILGNGGPPDHAAIEALRKRYDIEQLTPLRHR; this is encoded by the coding sequence ATGACCACGGACGGACTGCTCGTACCGCCGGGCCAGGGCCGCGTCGTCGAGGCGCCGGCCCAGCGGGTGACGTTCAAGGTGACCGGCACGCACTCGCGGGCGGCCTCCACCTTCGAGGTGGAGGTCCCCCCGGGCTTCGACGTCGGCGCCCACGTGCACACGCGCAGCGAGGAGTTGTTCTACGTGCTCGAGGGCGAGCTGGACGTGCTCGCCTTCGAGCCGCGGATCCGGACCCCCGACCACTGGCAGCGGTGGGAGTCCCCCTCCGGAAACCGCGTGGTGCGGGCGACCCCGGGAACGGTCATCGTCGTCCCGCCGGGCTGCCCGCACGCCTTCGCCAACCCGACCGACACCCCCGCCAAGATGTTCTTCCAGGCGTCTCCGCCGCCGGACCACGAGCGGTACTTCGAGGAACTCCTTGAGATCCTGGGCAACGGGGGCCCACCGGACCACGCGGCGATCGAGGCCCTCAGAAAGCGCTATGACATCGAGCAACTGACGCCGCTGCGACACCGTTAG
- a CDS encoding cytochrome P450: MTEETLVEEARTETVPPVRPWPALDLPGVAFDPVLSELMEQGPVTRVELPNGEGWAWLVTRMDDVRTVTNDPRFSREAVVDREVTRLAPHFVPSRAAVGFLDPPDHTRLRRAVAPALTADGVERVRDSARRMLDELVDDLLANGPPADLTAEVLSPFPIAVICELMGVPVADRQGMHAWTRLILSSPHGAAVGEQAKEEMGTYFAELLDARADSAGEDIASLLGTAVARREISLKEAVGLAVLLQIGGEAVTGNSGQMFYLLLTRPELADRLRADREIRPRAIDELLRHIPHRNAVGLSRIALEDVEIKGVRIRTGDAVYVSYLAANRDPDVFPDPGTIDLTRSPNPHVAFGFGPHYCPGSQLARMESELLVDALLDRVPNLRLAVPPEQVPFRKGTLIRGPEALPVAW, translated from the coding sequence ATGACGGAGGAGACACTCGTCGAGGAGGCGCGCACCGAGACGGTGCCGCCGGTCCGGCCCTGGCCGGCGCTCGACCTGCCGGGCGTGGCCTTCGACCCGGTGCTCTCCGAGCTCATGGAGCAGGGCCCGGTCACTCGCGTCGAGCTGCCCAACGGCGAGGGCTGGGCGTGGCTGGTGACCCGCATGGACGACGTGCGGACGGTCACCAACGACCCCCGGTTCAGCCGCGAGGCGGTCGTCGACCGGGAGGTCACCCGGCTGGCCCCGCACTTCGTCCCGTCCCGGGCCGCGGTCGGCTTCCTCGACCCTCCCGACCACACCCGGCTGCGCCGCGCGGTCGCCCCCGCACTCACCGCAGACGGTGTCGAGCGGGTGCGGGACAGTGCCCGCCGGATGCTGGACGAGCTGGTCGACGACCTGCTCGCCAACGGCCCGCCCGCCGACCTGACCGCCGAGGTGCTGAGCCCGTTCCCGATCGCCGTGATCTGCGAGCTGATGGGTGTGCCGGTCGCGGACCGGCAGGGCATGCACGCCTGGACCCGGCTGATCCTGTCCTCCCCGCACGGCGCCGCCGTCGGCGAGCAGGCCAAGGAGGAGATGGGAACGTACTTCGCCGAACTCCTCGACGCCCGCGCGGACAGTGCCGGGGAGGACATCGCCTCACTGCTCGGGACCGCCGTGGCCCGCCGTGAGATCAGCCTGAAGGAGGCCGTGGGACTCGCGGTGCTGCTCCAGATCGGCGGCGAGGCGGTCACCGGCAACAGCGGGCAGATGTTCTACCTCCTGCTGACCCGCCCCGAGCTGGCCGACCGGCTGCGCGCGGACCGGGAGATCCGCCCTCGGGCCATCGACGAACTGCTGCGCCACATCCCGCACCGCAACGCGGTCGGGCTGTCCCGGATCGCCCTGGAGGACGTGGAGATCAAGGGGGTGCGGATCCGGACGGGCGACGCGGTCTACGTGTCGTACCTGGCCGCCAACCGCGACCCGGACGTCTTCCCCGACCCCGGGACGATCGACCTCACGCGCAGCCCGAACCCGCACGTGGCGTTCGGCTTCGGCCCGCACTACTGCCCAGGTAGCCAACTGGCCCGGATGGAGTCGGAGTTGCTGGTCGACGCCCTGCTGGACCGGGTACCGAACCTGCGGCTCGCGGTGCCTCCGGAGCAAGTGCCCTTCAGGAAGGGCACGTTGATCCGAGGGCCCGAGGCCCTGCCGGTGGCGTGGTGA
- the def gene encoding peptide deformylase: MRHGSIPGAHGRVRPLSLLGSPVLHAPCEEVTDFGPELSRVVEDLFATMYAARGVGLAANQIGLPLRVFVYDCPDDEEVRHLGHLVNPRLVETDGVVIRGPEGCLSLPGLEAGTERHDHAVVEGFTVTGEPVTVHGTGFFARCLQHECDHLDGKVYADRLTGWRRGRLLRQAARAPWGR; the protein is encoded by the coding sequence ATGCGACACGGCTCGATCCCGGGCGCCCACGGGCGCGTCCGGCCCCTTTCCCTGCTCGGCAGCCCCGTTCTGCACGCCCCCTGCGAGGAAGTCACCGACTTCGGACCCGAACTGTCCCGGGTGGTGGAGGACTTGTTCGCGACCATGTACGCGGCCCGCGGCGTGGGCCTCGCGGCGAACCAGATCGGGCTGCCGCTGCGCGTCTTCGTGTACGACTGCCCGGACGACGAGGAGGTGCGCCACCTCGGTCATCTGGTCAATCCGCGGCTGGTGGAGACGGACGGTGTGGTGATCCGCGGGCCGGAGGGCTGCCTGTCCCTGCCGGGCCTGGAGGCGGGGACGGAGCGCCACGACCACGCGGTCGTCGAGGGCTTCACGGTGACCGGGGAGCCGGTCACCGTGCACGGGACGGGGTTCTTCGCGCGCTGCCTCCAGCACGAGTGCGACCACCTCGACGGGAAGGTGTACGCCGACCGCCTCACGGGATGGCGGCGAGGCCGGCTGCTGCGGCAGGCCGCGCGAGCGCCGTGGGGCCGGTGA
- a CDS encoding cytochrome c oxidase assembly protein — protein sequence MDHSGHGMTHDLPPFTLGRGLEWSPDPFFLVACLLGLGLYGWGVVRLRRRGDAWPVGRTVAYVIGVLTVGLVMCTKLNHYGMVMFSVHMVQHMIISMLSPILVLLGGPITLALRALPVAGRGRKGPRELLLVLLHSRYLRVVTHPAFTIPMFVASLYALYFTSIFDFLMGSRAGHIAMMVHFLAVGLVFFWPIMGVDPGPNRPGHLMRMLELFAGMPFHAFFGIALMMATTPMVSTFQNPPASLGVDALTDQSAAGGIAWAFSEIPSVLVLLALLFQWYGSEQRQARRKDRAADRDGDKELEAYNAYLASLNARSN from the coding sequence ATGGATCACAGCGGGCACGGCATGACGCACGATCTGCCGCCGTTCACGCTGGGACGCGGTCTGGAGTGGTCCCCGGACCCGTTCTTCCTGGTCGCCTGCCTGCTGGGGCTCGGCCTGTACGGCTGGGGTGTGGTGCGGCTGCGGCGACGCGGCGACGCCTGGCCGGTGGGCCGCACGGTGGCGTACGTCATCGGTGTGCTGACCGTGGGCCTGGTGATGTGCACCAAGCTGAACCACTACGGCATGGTCATGTTCAGCGTGCACATGGTCCAGCACATGATCATCAGCATGCTGTCGCCGATCCTGGTCCTGCTCGGCGGTCCGATCACGCTGGCACTGCGGGCGCTGCCGGTGGCCGGGCGGGGCCGCAAGGGGCCGCGGGAGCTGCTGCTCGTCCTGCTGCACAGCCGGTATCTGCGGGTCGTCACGCACCCCGCCTTCACCATCCCGATGTTCGTGGCGAGCCTGTACGCCCTGTACTTCACGTCGATCTTCGACTTCCTGATGGGCTCGCGGGCCGGGCACATCGCGATGATGGTGCACTTCCTCGCGGTGGGCCTGGTGTTCTTCTGGCCGATCATGGGCGTCGACCCGGGCCCGAACCGGCCCGGTCACCTCATGCGGATGCTGGAGCTGTTCGCGGGCATGCCGTTCCACGCGTTCTTCGGCATCGCGCTGATGATGGCGACCACGCCCATGGTCAGCACCTTCCAGAACCCGCCCGCCTCGCTCGGCGTCGACGCCCTGACCGACCAGTCCGCGGCCGGCGGCATCGCCTGGGCGTTCAGCGAGATCCCCTCGGTCCTGGTGCTGCTGGCCCTGCTCTTCCAGTGGTACGGCTCCGAACAGCGTCAGGCCCGCCGCAAGGACCGCGCCGCGGACCGCGACGGCGACAAGGAACTCGAGGCGTACAACGCGTACCTGGCGTCCTTGAACGCCCGGAGCAACTGA
- a CDS encoding sensor histidine kinase, which yields MSGFLAGLCVAALPLLAAGYWLGRRTARPQSLGGLGTPVEHATFQTLHAASLAAPPLRAGLTEETARKSARRLRSLLGTDALCLTDDERVLAWDGVGGHHRTEIMERLAGPLETGRGEAFRLTCRTPDCPVRWAVVTPLTVDDRVHGTLVACAPRESAVLARAAAEVARWVSVQLELADLDRSRTRLIEAEIKALRAQISPHFIFNSLAVIASFVRTDPERARDLLLEFADFTRYSFRRHGDFTTLADELHAIEHYLALVRARFGDRLSVTLQIAPEVLPIALPFLCLQPLVENAVKHGLEGKTGTCHIRITARDAGAEAVVVIEDDGAGMDPGLLRRILAGEDSPSGGIGLSNVDDRLRQVYGDDHGLVIETARGAGMKISARLPKYQPGVHSATRLTGE from the coding sequence ATGAGCGGCTTCCTCGCCGGGCTGTGCGTGGCCGCGCTGCCGCTGCTCGCCGCGGGCTACTGGCTCGGCCGGCGCACCGCCCGCCCGCAGAGCCTCGGCGGGCTCGGCACCCCCGTCGAGCACGCCACCTTCCAGACCCTGCACGCCGCCTCGCTCGCGGCGCCCCCACTGCGGGCCGGGCTGACCGAGGAGACCGCCCGCAAGTCGGCCCGCCGGCTGCGCTCCCTGCTCGGCACCGACGCGCTCTGCCTCACCGACGACGAGCGGGTCCTCGCCTGGGACGGTGTGGGCGGCCATCACCGCACCGAGATCATGGAACGCCTCGCCGGGCCCCTGGAGACCGGCCGCGGCGAGGCCTTCCGGCTCACCTGCCGGACCCCGGACTGCCCGGTGCGCTGGGCCGTCGTCACCCCGCTCACCGTCGACGACCGCGTGCATGGCACCCTCGTCGCCTGCGCGCCCCGCGAGTCGGCCGTACTGGCCCGCGCCGCGGCCGAGGTCGCCCGCTGGGTCTCCGTACAGCTCGAGCTCGCCGACCTGGACCGGTCCCGCACCCGGCTCATCGAGGCCGAGATCAAGGCCCTGCGCGCGCAGATCTCCCCGCACTTCATCTTCAACTCGCTCGCGGTGATCGCCTCGTTCGTCCGCACCGACCCCGAGCGGGCGCGGGACCTGCTGCTGGAGTTCGCCGACTTCACCCGCTACTCGTTCCGCAGACACGGCGACTTCACCACGCTCGCCGACGAACTCCACGCCATCGAGCACTATCTGGCGCTCGTACGGGCCCGCTTCGGCGACCGCCTCTCGGTCACCCTCCAGATCGCGCCCGAGGTGCTTCCCATCGCGCTGCCGTTCCTGTGCCTGCAACCGCTGGTGGAGAACGCCGTCAAGCACGGCCTGGAGGGCAAGACCGGCACCTGCCACATCAGGATCACCGCGCGGGACGCGGGCGCCGAGGCGGTGGTCGTCATCGAGGACGACGGCGCCGGCATGGACCCCGGCCTGCTGCGCCGCATCCTCGCGGGTGAGGACAGCCCGTCCGGCGGCATCGGCCTGTCCAACGTCGACGACCGGCTCCGCCAGGTCTACGGCGACGACCACGGACTGGTCATCGAGACCGCGCGGGGTGCGGGCATGAAGATCAGCGCCCGGCTGCCGAAGTACCAGCCGGGCGTCCACTCGGCGACGCGGCTCACCGGGGAGTGA
- a CDS encoding TetR family transcriptional regulator: MDTRQRSDQQRSADRRRRELLEAADRVVLRDGPHASMNAIAAEAGITKPILYRHFGDKGGLYAALAQRHTDALLDSLRAALDAPADRRERVEATLDTYLAAIEARPQVYRFLMHPAEGGQGTDQGFDVGKHSAPLLRRMGEELARVIEERLDLGPSGQQLARVWGHGIVGMMHAAGDWWLGERPCPRAELVRSLADLLWGRLAAVGDKVGGPGF; the protein is encoded by the coding sequence ATGGACACCAGGCAGCGGAGCGATCAGCAGCGGTCCGCCGACCGCCGACGGCGCGAGCTGCTGGAGGCCGCCGACCGGGTGGTGCTGCGCGACGGCCCGCACGCGTCGATGAACGCCATCGCCGCCGAGGCCGGCATCACCAAGCCGATCCTCTACCGTCACTTCGGCGACAAGGGCGGGCTGTACGCCGCCCTCGCCCAACGGCACACCGACGCCCTGCTCGACTCCCTGCGGGCCGCGCTGGACGCTCCCGCCGACCGGCGGGAGCGCGTCGAGGCGACGCTGGACACCTACCTCGCGGCCATAGAGGCCCGCCCGCAGGTCTACCGCTTCCTCATGCACCCGGCGGAGGGCGGTCAGGGCACCGACCAGGGCTTCGACGTCGGCAAGCACTCCGCCCCGCTGCTGCGCCGCATGGGCGAGGAGCTGGCCCGGGTCATCGAGGAGCGGCTCGACCTGGGGCCGTCCGGGCAGCAACTGGCCCGCGTGTGGGGCCACGGCATCGTCGGCATGATGCACGCGGCCGGCGACTGGTGGCTGGGTGAGCGACCGTGCCCGCGGGCGGAACTGGTCCGCAGCCTGGCGGACCTCCTGTGGGGACGGCTGGCGGCGGTCGGCGACAAGGTGGGCGGCCCCGGATTCTGA
- a CDS encoding Mur ligase family protein gives MAGNSDPLTPRAKLAVTAGKAVAAASRAAGRGSGSVIGGRVALKLDPDLLARLAQHLDVILVSATNGKTTTTRLIAEALRAAGPVVSNALGANMPAGITSALAGGSDAKFGVIEVDEKYLAGVARDTDPKCIALLNLSRDQLDRAGETRMLAENWREALSGSKAVLVANCDDPLVVWAASSSPNVVWVAAGQMWKDDAWSCPSCGGVMQRPGDDWFCGECGFRRPTPTWALSGDHVLDPHGSAWPIQLQLPGRANKANAASSAAVAAVFGVPPQVALERMYQVQAVAGRYDVVQFQNRDLRLLLAKNPAGWLETFSLIDPPPTPVILSVNARGADGTDTSWLWDVDYTRLTGHPLFVLGDRKLDLAVRLEVAGQQFQVCESLDQAVQQAPPGRIEVIANYTAFQDLRRRVGN, from the coding sequence ATGGCAGGCAACTCGGACCCGCTCACGCCGCGGGCCAAGCTGGCCGTGACCGCGGGCAAGGCGGTCGCTGCGGCATCGCGTGCAGCGGGACGCGGCAGCGGTTCGGTGATCGGCGGTCGGGTGGCCCTCAAGCTCGACCCCGATCTGCTCGCACGGCTCGCCCAGCACCTGGACGTGATCCTGGTCTCGGCGACGAACGGCAAGACGACGACGACCCGGCTCATCGCCGAGGCGCTGCGGGCCGCGGGCCCGGTCGTCTCCAACGCGCTCGGCGCGAACATGCCCGCGGGCATCACGTCGGCGCTGGCCGGCGGCTCGGACGCGAAGTTCGGCGTCATAGAGGTCGACGAGAAGTACCTCGCGGGCGTGGCCCGCGACACCGACCCCAAGTGCATCGCACTGCTCAACCTCTCCCGCGACCAGCTCGACCGGGCCGGCGAGACCCGGATGCTGGCCGAGAACTGGCGTGAGGCGCTCAGCGGCTCCAAGGCCGTGCTCGTCGCCAACTGCGACGACCCGCTGGTGGTGTGGGCGGCGTCCTCGTCCCCCAACGTGGTCTGGGTGGCCGCCGGGCAGATGTGGAAGGACGACGCCTGGTCCTGCCCCTCCTGCGGCGGAGTGATGCAGCGCCCGGGCGACGACTGGTTCTGCGGCGAGTGCGGCTTCCGCCGGCCGACCCCCACCTGGGCCCTGTCCGGCGACCACGTCCTCGACCCGCACGGCTCGGCCTGGCCGATCCAACTGCAGCTCCCGGGCCGCGCCAACAAGGCCAACGCCGCCTCCTCGGCGGCCGTCGCCGCCGTCTTCGGGGTGCCGCCGCAGGTCGCCCTGGAGCGGATGTACCAGGTGCAGGCGGTCGCCGGCCGCTACGACGTCGTGCAGTTCCAGAACCGCGACCTGCGCCTGCTGCTGGCCAAGAACCCGGCCGGCTGGCTGGAGACGTTCTCGCTGATCGACCCGCCGCCCACCCCGGTCATCCTGTCGGTCAACGCGCGCGGCGCCGACGGCACCGACACCTCCTGGCTGTGGGACGTCGACTACACGCGTCTGACAGGCCACCCGCTCTTCGTGCTCGGGGACCGGAAGCTGGACCTCGCGGTGCGTCTGGAGGTCGCGGGCCAGCAGTTCCAGGTCTGCGAGAGCCTGGACCAGGCCGTGCAGCAGGCCCCGCCCGGCCGGATCGAGGTCATCGCCAACTACACCGCGTTCCAGGACCTGCGCCGCCGCGTCGGCAACTGA
- a CDS encoding 6-phosphofructokinase yields MRIGVLTSGGDCPGLNAVIRSVVHRAVVDHGDEVIGFRDGWKGLLECDYLKLDLDAVSGILARGGTILGSSRVRPEHLRDGVQRARGHVEELGLDAIIPIGGEGTLKAARLLSDNGLPIVGVPKTIDNDIAVTDLTFGFDTAVTVATEALDRLKTTAESHQRVLIVEVMGRHTGWIALQSGMAAGAHAIVVPERPFDIEELAAKVGERFAAGKRFAIVVAAEGAKPRAGSMDFDEGGKDVYGHERFAGVARQLALELEERLGKEARAVILGHVQRGGTPTAYDRVLATRFGWHAVEAVHRGEFGRMTALRGTDIVMVSLAEAVATLKTVPAERYAEAECVL; encoded by the coding sequence ATGCGCATTGGCGTCCTCACCTCCGGCGGCGACTGTCCCGGCCTGAACGCCGTCATCCGGTCCGTCGTGCACCGTGCCGTCGTCGATCACGGCGACGAGGTCATCGGCTTCCGCGACGGCTGGAAGGGTCTCCTGGAGTGCGACTACCTCAAGCTCGACCTCGACGCGGTGAGCGGCATCCTCGCCCGCGGCGGGACCATCCTCGGCTCCTCCCGGGTCCGTCCCGAGCACCTGCGGGACGGCGTGCAGCGGGCCAGGGGCCATGTCGAGGAGCTGGGGCTCGACGCGATCATCCCGATCGGCGGTGAGGGCACGCTCAAGGCGGCCCGGCTGCTGTCGGACAACGGCCTGCCGATCGTCGGCGTGCCCAAGACCATCGACAACGACATCGCGGTCACGGACCTCACCTTCGGCTTCGACACGGCCGTGACCGTCGCCACCGAGGCCCTGGACCGGCTGAAGACGACCGCCGAGTCCCACCAGCGGGTGCTGATCGTGGAGGTCATGGGCCGTCACACCGGCTGGATCGCTCTCCAGTCCGGCATGGCGGCCGGCGCCCACGCCATCGTCGTCCCCGAACGCCCCTTCGACATCGAGGAGTTGGCTGCGAAGGTCGGCGAGCGGTTCGCGGCGGGCAAGCGGTTCGCGATCGTCGTGGCCGCGGAGGGCGCCAAGCCCAGGGCGGGCTCCATGGACTTCGACGAGGGCGGCAAGGACGTCTACGGCCACGAGCGGTTCGCGGGCGTCGCCCGGCAGCTCGCCCTCGAACTCGAGGAGCGGCTCGGCAAGGAGGCCCGGGCGGTGATCCTCGGGCACGTCCAGCGCGGCGGCACGCCGACGGCGTACGACCGGGTGCTGGCGACCCGGTTCGGCTGGCACGCCGTGGAGGCGGTGCACCGCGGGGAGTTCGGCCGCATGACGGCGCTGCGCGGCACGGACATCGTGATGGTGTCCCTGGCCGAGGCGGTGGCGACCCTCAAGACGGTCCCCGCGGAGCGGTACGCCGAGGCGGAGTGCGTGCTGTAG